From Camelina sativa cultivar DH55 chromosome 5, Cs, whole genome shotgun sequence:
GATTCTTTACTTCTTCAGTGATctgaatttagtttttttcttacttagGTTTAGAACATTCTTTGCAAAGCCTTTCTCTTTAactcatttttctaatatattggATTTTCAGATATGCAAAGACTGTGTCTTCTCAGAAGTATCAACTAAACATCTTAGAAACTTTGATCTTCTTATGTATATTATAAAACCTGTGCCAAAACACTATAGAACATTAACATACATGGGGATTGAGAGATTGCCAAAATGGTCAAATCACAGAAAAAGCAAAGTAAGAAACTTCCGGAGTAATAGGACTCAAAGCTATTTTAGTACAGCACACGTGGAGAAAGCAGATACATTGTCTCATAACAGAAAGCAAACTCACCAATGGACCCAATCTTAATCTCATGTCTCTTGAGATTCCAATCTTAGAGTTCTATCAATCTTAATCTCATGTCTCTTGATGAATCCCAAATCAGATCAAGATCAATGTGTGTTCCAGAGTTTAACAGCAACAACTACACGACGACATTCACACAGATTTTGGTAATCTCATCCATTGGCTTGCTCTTGGCCATTGCACTGCACTACCGTCTCAGGAAGCTACGTCACTCCAAGAACATCCCTCGTCTCAGATTGTCTCACAAAAACAAAGGCCATGAGAAGCTCGAGAGATTCTCTCACTACGTTGGTAAGAACCAATCTACATATAACATATCCTCGTTTGATAATCTCCATTGTGATGCATTATAAGAAAATGATGTATGTGGTTTGTTTTGCAGTGCGGCAGATGGGATTCAAGGACAGGAGAGAATGTCCTCATCTTTGCAAATTAGCCAATGAGTACATAAGGAAATCAGGTAGCTGCGAGGAAGACATTTACAGCTTTTTCTCTGAAGAGCCTGATGCTGATTCTCTCTTCATTAAGCTCGTTGAGGAGTTTGAGAGATGTATACTCAGTTACTTCGCTTACCACTGGAGCCATGCAGATCTCATGATTAGTCAGGTTACTGCGAggacacaaaaacaaaaaaaatctatcagtGTCCATTCTTTGTTAACATCATaaccaatagaacaaaaatgtttCATGAATATGTTTCAGATACTCAGCGCCGATGTAGAGCCTAAGAAAAAGCTCAAACATATTGTCATGGCGGCTACAAGGTAAGtctaattaaaaagaaaaatcaatccGGATTGTGTTCTCTTTTAGTGATATTTCCTAAGTGTGATTGTTCCTTGCTTGTTTATATAGGGAACAGAGGTTTGAGAGAGTGACTAAAAATCTGAAAGTAGCAAGAGTCTTTAACACATTGGTAGAGGAAATGAAAGCTATGGGGATTGCATCAGTTGATGACTCAGAGTGTACAGAAGTCATGGCTCCAGTTGCACACAAGGACAGAAGCCCGGTTCTACTCCTTATGGGTGGTGGTATGGGTGCAGGAAAGAGCACTGTACTTAAAGACATTCTCaaagagtaaaaaaattaatataagttCATTTAAAACCTACATCAACATACTTGTCATTGATCAGTGTTTCTTATGCATTGACCTGTACATGCTTTTTGTGCTTTGGATCAGACCTTTTTGGGCAGGAGCCGATGCAGTGGTGATCGAAGCAGATGCTTTCAAAGAATCTGATGTGATATACAGAGCTCTGAGCTCCAGAGGCCATGTTGATATGATCAAGACTGCTGAATTCGTAAGGTTCTAAGTTTCCTTATAGGTGCATAAGAAATTAAGAATCCTTTTACGAAAGAACCTGCGGTGGGACAAAATGTGCAAGGAATCAGATCAAGTTCTAAGTAACTCATCCAGATTTGGAAATGTACATAAGAGAAGTAGCAAAGAACTAACTTCTGACACATAGAATCTCATACTATTACCATTTTTGTACCCTTGTTATACTCAATATCTATCTGAGATGTTGTGAAACTCTGACGGTGAAAAAATGGCAATAAAACAGGTTCACCAATCATCAACAGATGCAGCATCATCGCTGCTCGTTACAGCTCTCAACGAAGGGCgggatgtgatcatggatggaacACTCTCTTGGGTACCATTTGTGGTTCAGACCATAACCATGGCAAGGAATGTGCATCGCCATCGTTACAGAATGGGAGCTGGCTACAAGGTTGGTGAGAATGGAGAAGTGATAGAGAACTATTGGGAACGCATAGGCGAAAGACAACAGCTGCAAGAGGACGGACGGGAGAGAAAGCCATACAGGATAGAGTTAGTTGGAGTTGTGTGTGATGCATACTTAGCTGTGATTCGAGGCATTAGGTGAGAATGTTCTGTTCTTTTGGAAATATGCAGGAGAGCAATAATGTATTTAGCCCTTTAACCAATTGtgtattggttttggtttaccATATATGCAGGAGAGCAATAATGTGTAGGAGAGCAGTTAGAGTGAGATCTCAGCTGAGATCTCACAAGAGATTTGCGGATGCATTTCTTACCTATTGCAACTTAGTTGACAATGCTAGACTTTACTGCACCAATGCTCTTGAAGGCTCTCCAAAGGTTAGACCTGAGTTTCTTTTTACTCTTCGTCCTTTAAAATGCAAAGTAAACCTGAAATGTTTAAAGTAAAACTATGAAAGTAAGAAGCCATGGTGAAATGTGCAGCTGATAGGGTggaaagaaaaggagaagactTTGCTAGTGGATCCAGTGGAGATAGACTGTTTGAAGAATGTAGGGAGGTTAAACGAGAATGCGGATTCCATTTACCAGCTATACAGTAGACCAAATCCTGCATGTGAAGCTGGATCAATATGGAAAGACATTGTTCTTTCTCCTTCCAGGTTCAACATTCAACAGGAGCTCAAATACTCGATTCAGAAAGTCGAAAGATTCAAACAGTATCTCCAAGAAACACcaaggtgagagagagagagaggaagacaGATAACACAGAAGATCTCTTAGCTATTTTTTTCCCCGGTATGTCATTCATTTATGTAACTCctaaaacatcaaacaaaagtGAATTTTCAGAACAACTTGGTATTTACTTATGTCAGAAAACTCAAACGCACAACTCAAGAGATTATTACAGTAGCTATACCAAGCCAGTGGAAAAACACTGAATGTAAGAGATGTTTGAGGAAGCAACATGATTCAGAAGAATCTCACCTTAACTTTACCAAGCTTGTTCTTAAGAGAAACCACAATATCTTATCTGCATTTTCTCATTAGCAATGAAACGACCACATTATCAAATCTCCATAGACACATTGATACATTACTTTAGAATCCTTCAAGAACCAATTAAGACAGAACTAGATGAACACTCACATGAAATCTAAAGACTTCTTGCACAGTTTCTGAAGAAGTAAAGAGTGAAGAAACCATCACATTTTTCATAGCTATTGATTAAAGcttaaattttcaaacaaaccaaaaattacaaagaaaagaaaaaaagaagtttcaacaagaaaccaaagaaacaaaaaaagaaaaaaaactttggaaagCAAGCTCCTTCAAGGATGATTCAATTATACAAGACTACCCCCTATCGAAGCTACCACCAACCATGTATTCAATCTCCTCTCCCAAACCCCAAACTATCTCCTAAAACCAAGACTCCCTCACTTCTTCACCTTCCTAGTTGAAGCCCTTTTAGCAGGAGACTTCACACTCTTAGCCGGAGACTTCTTAGTGACAGCCACAGCTTTCTTAACAGGAGCAGCAGCTCTTTTCCCAGGAGATGTTCTAGTCGAAGTCCTAGAAGCTTTAGCTGGTCTCTCCTTAGCCTTAGGCTTAGCAGCAACAGCTTTAGTCTTTGAAACAGCAGCAACAGACTTTGATTTAGGTttagcagcagcaacaacaaccttCGCCTTAGGCTTAGCAACAACAACCTTAGCCGCAGGCTTCTTAGTAGTAGTTCTTTTAGCCGCCGCCGCCTTAGCTTTAGCAGGAGCAGCAACTTTACCCTTAGGTTTAGCcacagttgttgttgttgccttcTTCTTAACCGGAGCAGCAGTAGTAGTAGAAGCAGCCGGTTTAGATCTAGCGGAAGGGATCTTGAAAGAAGCTTTGACCTTAACCAATTTGTCAGAAGCAACGAGTCTCTTGAGATTCACAAGGAGAAGCTTTCGAAAATTAGGAGGAAGAGACTTGTTGTGCTTCTCTTCTATGAACTTCTGAATCGCGTATTGACTAGATCCAGTTCTCTCCTTCAACGTTACTATCGCATCTTTTATCATCTGCACATATCAATCAGATTCAAatcaattcaaaaatcaaatctcGGAATTGTGAATCTGATAATCGAAAttgagaaaacaacaacaaaacaaaaaaaagggaataGATCGAGACCTCTTCATAGGGAGGGTGAGATGATGACGAAGCTTTCCTCTTCTTCGttgtagcagcagcagcagctttcacaggcttcttcttcttcgtcggagtcgccgtcttcttctttgatttacCACCTTTCGCCGCCGGAGATTTCTCCGTCGTTGCTTCAGCAGCTCCTGAGTCAACAGTCGTCGgaacgttttcttcttctgtagccatccttctctcttctctcttatagACAGAAACAGAATCTAAGCTATTTGATCGGAGGAATGCGTCGGAGAGTTTTCTGATGAggacgaagagaagaagaaggagaaagagatgtTTATATAGTCAGATGTGTTATGAGACAGAGTTTGTAATCTCTTCTCTGATTGGTTGAAATGGTGAGTACTCGGATCGGTGTAATCAACTTAGGTTTGAATTTGAACCGTTGGATTTAAAGTTATCGACGGTGTAGGGAATAAGGATTACGAATGTAAGGATGAGGGAGGTTTTAATAGATGTGGATGGATAGGTGCTTTTTTGGGTTATTCTTTGGTGTGCTTTTAGCTTCGATTGAATTTACCATAACTTTTTATTTACTCgatggattttggttttgttttgtttgttgtgtagaTAATTCTTTAAGGTTTCTTTTGAATGTTTACACGATCGAAATGGTTTTGCGTGGGATGAGAAAATGGGGATTGAAGCGAGGTTGGTCAAAACTATGGTTTGTTTTGATAGTATTACggttttttggggtttttggagAATGCTTGTGGGGATTTTGTGGATTTTTATGGTCGTTGGAAACTAGACTAATCAAGGAGTGTAACGAAGTAAGATTTGTTTAAATCGGGTGAGTTTAAGGTCGGAAATTATGTTGTTGAATTAGACCAAAGATGACCAAAAACTAAGATGTGGTGTCACACAACTTTGTTGCATGTGTGATGTGTCTCTCTTTAAGAGAGTCTTAACTTAGACGACCATATAATTATGAACTGGGATCATTTTAAGTATTTGAGATTCGTTTACATCTTGCGGTGATTCACgagtttatatttgttttaaaatgtgGAATTAGTAAAAGCATATGCGTTAGTTTCGCTaaaatgatgatgtatgcaatgcaactatatgcATCTAGCTTCGAAAAGCGTAGTTGTAATTTATTATCAATAGTAGATGATATTCATTAGCAATCCAATATCATTTTTATGAATTACGAAATTCAGCTAAACATATTGATGCAGATATATCTAACACATACTAAATTAGTTCTAtgtttaaaatatcatattagtttaaaaatttctcgtgtttttaacagttttttaCGAATAATATTATGTATCGTCCACTGCAAGAATATATATGTGGatgatgtatgtatatatgataatttgagcttatataaaagttaaaatatttatatttaataaatgttaattaGCAAAAATAACCtaaataaattgttaattagGAAAACTATCCtatgttgatatatatacagtaaaaaatattcataattttgtaaaGTCAACTTATATTGTCATATACATAACTGATATTGtaaccaaaataataaactaGATTAAACCCCCATATCCATCAAAGTTTGTTAAATTTGACAGCTAACCCCTActttaaatagaaaatgaaatattgACATAATCTTAGTTTTATTCACAACGTAAAAGATATCATCATATTGAACCTTTAGTCGAAAACTACTATCGATAtcgatttaaaattttatgtgtttttaacGATTGTTAACACGAAAGATTATGTACCGTTCACGGTAGGAAAAATATGTATAGATAACGTATGCATATATACGATTTGATTGTATGCAAcagtttatattaaaaagaaagtgTTGATGATGAAATTTTCCAGTACTGATATACGTATGGTATAAAAGATTCATGTTTACAAGTATATAACggatatattgatatatacgAGACCACTCAAGAAACTAGATTTAACCCACCACATATGCATCAAAAACATTTCCAATTCAAAATTCAACCCATTTTAAATCGAAAACGGATAATTAAATTGAACTGAAACTAAATTTGATTCGCAACACAAAAGAAACCGTATTATATAGACCTATAATCACAACTATCAATATTGATACATGtgatatcaatattttaaataatatgcaTTGTCAATGATTTTTACTGCAAACTGTTATATAACGTATgcaataaaactatatatgtgaAAGACATATGCATGTATGATTCAATGTTCATAGAAGTTTCGAAATTTTGATACTCAAAGAAAAGAattattaattacaaataatttcTTAACGAAAAAATATTAACTAGAAAAGTCTACTCGTATAATGATATACATATAGTACAAAACGTTAACATCTTTCCTCATCATATGTAACGGAAATTAAAACCATACCaatttataattactaaataaataaaaactgtaTCCGATACACATATACA
This genomic window contains:
- the LOC104786590 gene encoding uncharacterized protein LOC104786590, coding for MSLDESQIRSRSMCVPEFNSNNYTTTFTQILVISSIGLLLAIALHYRLRKLRHSKNIPRLRLSHKNKGHEKLERFSHYVVRQMGFKDRRECPHLCKLANEYIRKSGSCEEDIYSFFSEEPDADSLFIKLVEEFERCILSYFAYHWSHADLMISQILSADVEPKKKLKHIVMAATREQRFERVTKNLKVARVFNTLVEEMKAMGIASVDDSECTEVMAPVAHKDRSPVLLLMGGGMGAGKSTVLKDILKEPFWAGADAVVIEADAFKESDVIYRALSSRGHVDMIKTAEFVHQSSTDAASSLLVTALNEGRDVIMDGTLSWVPFVVQTITMARNVHRHRYRMGAGYKVGENGEVIENYWERIGERQQLQEDGRERKPYRIELVGVVCDAYLAVIRGIRRAIMCRRAVRVRSQLRSHKRFADAFLTYCNLVDNARLYCTNALEGSPKLIGWKEKEKTLLVDPVEIDCLKNVGRLNENADSIYQLYSRPNPACEAGSIWKDIVLSPSRFNIQQELKYSIQKVERFKQYLQETPR
- the LOC104786591 gene encoding histone H1.2-like — translated: MATEEENVPTTVDSGAAEATTEKSPAAKGGKSKKKTATPTKKKKPVKAAAAATTKKRKASSSSHPPYEEMIKDAIVTLKERTGSSQYAIQKFIEEKHNKSLPPNFRKLLLVNLKRLVASDKLVKVKASFKIPSARSKPAASTTTAAPVKKKATTTTVAKPKGKVAAPAKAKAAAAKRTTTKKPAAKVVVAKPKAKVVVAAAKPKSKSVAAVSKTKAVAAKPKAKERPAKASRTSTRTSPGKRAAAPVKKAVAVTKKSPAKSVKSPAKRASTRKVKK